The following proteins come from a genomic window of Pseudomonas hygromyciniae:
- the rpsT gene encoding 30S ribosomal protein S20, giving the protein MANTPSAKKRAKQAEKRRSHNASLRSMVRTYIKNVVKAIDAKDAEKAQAAYVLAVPVIDRMADKGIIHKNKAARHKGRLNGHIKALNLAAAA; this is encoded by the coding sequence GTGGCCAACACACCTTCCGCCAAAAAACGTGCAAAACAGGCTGAGAAGCGTCGCAGCCACAACGCCAGCCTGCGTTCCATGGTTCGTACCTACATCAAGAATGTAGTTAAGGCCATTGACGCAAAAGACGCTGAAAAAGCTCAAGCTGCTTACGTTCTGGCCGTGCCAGTTATCGACCGCATGGCCGATAAAGGCATCATCCACAAGAACAAAGCTGCTCGCCATAAAGGTCGTCTGAATGGCCACATCAAGGCTCTGAACCTTGCTGCTGCAGCCTAA